The Pelmatolapia mariae isolate MD_Pm_ZW linkage group LG10_11, Pm_UMD_F_2, whole genome shotgun sequence genome includes a region encoding these proteins:
- the LOC134637161 gene encoding serine rich and transmembrane domain containing 1 encodes MSGIDVPLMDQNETGISSVDNGTFLRFSPTSASTSAAASSPGRPGNVYVYVWLFLGLLVFLLTLLVISLHRLKNIISSSSSVPDCSSEGGSSFTNMEICSISSQRSTISALST; translated from the coding sequence ATGTCTGGGATTGACGTTCCGTTGATGGACCAAAATGAGACCGGAATCTCGTCAGTAGACAATGGGACTTTCCTCCGTTTCTCCCCGACCTCTGCCTCCACATCTGCGGCCGCCTCATCTCCGGGGCGTCCAGggaatgtttatgtttatgtatgGCTCTTTCTCGGCCTGCTGGTGTTCCTTCTGACGCTGCTCGTCATTTCCCTACACAGGCtcaagaacatcatctcctcttcttcctctgtccCCGACTGCAGCAGCGAGGGAGGAAGCTCCTTCACCAACATGGAGATATGTAGCATCTCATCTCAGAGGTCCACCATCTCTGCACTCTCCACCTGA